In Gemmata obscuriglobus, a single genomic region encodes these proteins:
- a CDS encoding transposase, producing the protein MDRGAPGRARAHVALDGKCLRGSRDGDGPAPGGRVRPHAAAVLGQIRVDAQTNEHQAALALLGIVPVGGSALTGDATLCPRDVAAAVVDGGGHYVLTAKDNQPGLVADIEAGLGFEDAARGLAAATSP; encoded by the coding sequence GTGGATCGCGGGGCGCCTGGACGCGCCCGCGCGCATGTGGCCCTGGACGGCAAGTGCCTGCGCGGGAGCCGGGACGGGGACGGGCCAGCACCGGGTGGCCGCGTACGCCCGCACGCCGCGGCGGTGCTCGGCCAGATCCGGGTGGACGCCCAGACGAACGAGCACCAGGCCGCCCTGGCGTTGCTCGGGATCGTCCCGGTGGGCGGCTCGGCTTTGACCGGGGATGCCACGCTCTGCCCGCGGGACGTGGCCGCGGCGGTGGTCGACGGCGGGGGCCATTACGTGCTCACGGCCAAGGACAACCAACCCGGCCTGGTGGCCGACATCGAGGCCGGGTTGGGGTTCGAGGACGCCGCCCGAGGGCTCGCGGCGGCCACGTCCCCCTGA